A window of the Sporosarcina sp. FSL K6-2383 genome harbors these coding sequences:
- the addB gene encoding helicase-exonuclease AddAB subunit AddB, with product MSLRFITGRSGSGKTTFVKQEIATELERNPVGSPIIVIVPDQMSFAMEHSLAVDYGLQGIIRAQVLTFKRLAWRVLQETGGITRKEVDGFGYRMLVRSVLEDNREEFKLFRQAASKRGFTEMIGDLLKEFSRYCLDHQMMGNLYDELVAANAPRTLLDKASDLSLLLTKIEEKLGTSFVDSEGHLALLAAQINHSELLQGADIYLDGFENFTTREYEIVTELMKHAKRVTVVLPMEGAHAGFADHELFFNPVKTSLKLRELARVESVDVEEDIYMAQAQRFQNKDLQHFEAEFDHYPAQAKDSEGHVVLIEAANRRAEIHAVARQIRSLMLAGKRYKNIAILYRQPEKYDELIETIFPQYDIPLFISQKKPMLHHPLIEFSRSILEAITSGWSYESVFRAVKTDLFFPHREDKLLWRDRADRLENYVLAHGIYGQRWFDDSRWRVKKYRGLELYSDVQTDEERAMEKELHIIRDEIRGPLAGFEKRLKGSKNGRDVAEALFLLMEKLHVFDKIIDLRADEERAGRLLGATEHEQAWTGWINVLDQFVLMFGDKEMPPKEAARILDEGFDSLEFARIPPSLDQVTVSNVEVSNLMNIDAVFVIGVNDGVMPKRVDNEGLLSDADREWFTDIGFELAPTSKMKLMDETYMAYRAFTAPREQLYVSYPVADEEGKSLLPSLYSARIQQLLPGTQTIMAVTDPSELPVEANQFDYISHPRAALPYVSMKIKEAQHTGVLEREWRAVMAYYEEDPYWSSVFRHIIRPMNEKNKTDRLRPELTTGLYGESFVSSVSRIESYYSCPFQHYASFGLGLRERTEFTLEAPAIGDLFHAALKWVSDETMRLGKSWAELTREECWQLARAAVDDISPYFFNRILLSTSRYVYIKRKLMHIIQRTIYSLSTQAKATVFKPVAIEAAFGPGEELPALEIPLRRGDSMRLRGRIDRVDASEISGKNYVRVVDYKSSARGLDLTEVYYGLSLQMMTYLDVALENADEWLGFHADPAGVLYMHIHNPMIRSGSELTKELLEAEIAKSYKMRGYLLDNQEVVIGMDADIGRSSAIVPASIKMDGSFAKSSKVLSSDDLQMMRSYVRTRHQKAGDAMLAGDTRVYPYKLRDKMPCQFCSYRSVCQFDPTDPTQSHRSYAELDPELSLEKMRMEVTDDAHTRET from the coding sequence ATGTCATTACGTTTTATAACGGGACGATCGGGCTCAGGCAAAACGACGTTCGTTAAGCAGGAGATTGCAACAGAGCTTGAACGAAATCCAGTAGGTTCACCGATAATTGTTATTGTGCCTGACCAAATGTCGTTTGCGATGGAGCATAGCTTAGCTGTCGATTATGGTTTGCAAGGGATTATTCGTGCGCAGGTGTTGACGTTTAAGCGGCTGGCATGGCGCGTGCTGCAGGAGACGGGAGGCATTACGCGTAAGGAAGTGGATGGCTTCGGGTATCGAATGCTCGTACGCAGTGTATTGGAGGACAATCGGGAAGAGTTTAAATTGTTCCGGCAGGCGGCGAGTAAACGTGGATTCACGGAAATGATTGGGGATTTATTGAAGGAGTTTAGTCGCTATTGCTTGGATCATCAAATGATGGGTAATCTCTACGATGAGCTGGTGGCAGCTAATGCGCCGCGTACTTTGCTCGACAAAGCGAGTGACCTGTCGCTGCTACTGACAAAAATCGAAGAAAAGCTAGGGACAAGTTTTGTTGATAGTGAAGGACATCTCGCTCTTTTAGCTGCGCAAATTAATCATTCGGAGCTTCTGCAAGGGGCTGATATTTACCTAGATGGCTTTGAAAACTTTACGACACGGGAATATGAAATTGTCACTGAACTGATGAAGCATGCCAAGCGTGTCACGGTTGTGCTACCAATGGAAGGTGCGCATGCAGGTTTTGCAGACCACGAGCTATTTTTTAATCCAGTCAAGACATCACTTAAATTACGTGAACTAGCGCGCGTCGAGTCAGTGGATGTAGAAGAAGATATTTATATGGCGCAGGCACAACGTTTTCAAAACAAAGACCTTCAGCATTTTGAAGCAGAATTTGACCATTATCCAGCGCAAGCGAAGGATTCAGAGGGCCATGTTGTGCTCATTGAAGCGGCGAATCGCCGAGCAGAAATTCATGCGGTGGCACGTCAGATTCGGTCACTTATGCTAGCAGGTAAACGCTATAAGAATATCGCGATATTGTATCGCCAGCCTGAAAAGTATGATGAACTCATTGAAACCATTTTTCCGCAGTATGATATTCCGTTATTCATTAGCCAGAAAAAGCCGATGCTACACCATCCACTCATTGAGTTTTCACGTTCAATTTTAGAAGCGATAACGTCGGGCTGGTCGTATGAGTCGGTATTTCGTGCGGTGAAGACGGATCTTTTTTTCCCGCATCGAGAAGATAAGCTGCTCTGGCGTGATCGGGCGGATCGTCTTGAAAATTACGTTTTAGCGCATGGCATTTATGGTCAACGCTGGTTCGATGATAGCCGTTGGCGAGTGAAGAAGTACCGTGGGCTGGAATTGTATAGCGATGTCCAAACTGATGAAGAGCGTGCGATGGAGAAAGAATTGCATATCATTCGCGATGAAATTCGGGGGCCACTTGCTGGATTTGAAAAACGGCTGAAAGGTTCGAAAAATGGGCGTGATGTAGCAGAGGCGCTGTTTTTATTGATGGAAAAGCTCCATGTCTTTGATAAAATCATCGACTTGCGTGCGGATGAAGAACGGGCGGGGCGTTTGCTTGGTGCCACGGAGCATGAACAGGCGTGGACTGGCTGGATCAATGTCCTCGATCAGTTTGTGTTGATGTTCGGCGATAAAGAGATGCCTCCAAAAGAAGCTGCGCGTATTTTGGATGAAGGTTTCGATTCACTAGAATTTGCACGGATTCCTCCATCTCTTGATCAAGTGACGGTGTCGAATGTAGAAGTGTCCAATTTAATGAATATAGACGCTGTATTTGTCATCGGTGTCAATGATGGTGTCATGCCAAAACGTGTCGATAATGAAGGGCTATTATCGGACGCGGATCGTGAGTGGTTTACGGATATCGGGTTTGAGCTGGCACCAACTTCGAAAATGAAATTGATGGATGAAACGTATATGGCATACCGGGCGTTCACTGCGCCGCGTGAACAGCTTTATGTGTCGTATCCTGTTGCGGATGAAGAAGGGAAATCCTTATTACCTTCGTTATATAGTGCTCGTATTCAACAGCTATTGCCTGGTACGCAAACAATCATGGCGGTGACGGATCCGTCGGAATTACCGGTTGAAGCCAATCAATTCGATTATATTAGCCATCCGCGCGCGGCACTGCCGTATGTGTCGATGAAAATCAAAGAAGCGCAGCATACAGGAGTCCTTGAGCGTGAATGGCGTGCGGTTATGGCCTATTACGAAGAGGATCCGTATTGGTCATCTGTCTTCCGTCATATTATTCGCCCCATGAATGAAAAGAATAAAACAGATCGACTACGTCCAGAGTTGACGACCGGCTTGTATGGGGAATCATTTGTATCGAGTGTGTCACGCATTGAATCCTATTATAGTTGTCCATTTCAGCATTACGCGTCGTTCGGGCTTGGCTTGCGTGAACGGACAGAATTTACATTGGAGGCACCGGCTATCGGTGATTTATTCCACGCGGCACTAAAATGGGTATCTGATGAAACGATGCGTCTCGGAAAATCATGGGCGGAGTTGACGCGGGAAGAGTGCTGGCAGTTAGCAAGGGCAGCAGTTGACGATATTTCTCCGTATTTTTTCAATCGGATTTTATTGTCCACAAGCCGTTATGTTTATATTAAGCGCAAGCTCATGCATATTATTCAGCGGACGATTTATTCGTTGAGTACACAGGCGAAAGCGACGGTGTTTAAGCCGGTTGCGATTGAAGCGGCTTTTGGACCAGGCGAAGAATTACCTGCGCTTGAAATTCCATTACGCCGTGGCGATTCTATGAGGCTACGGGGGCGTATTGACCGGGTGGATGCCTCTGAAATTAGCGGCAAAAACTACGTCCGTGTCGTCGATTATAAATCATCGGCACGGGGTCTTGATTTGACGGAAGTGTATTATGGCTTGTCGTTACAAATGATGACTTACCTTGATGTGGCACTTGAAAATGCCGACGAATGGCTTGGATTTCATGCAGATCCAGCAGGTGTGTTGTATATGCATATCCATAACCCGATGATTCGTTCTGGTTCGGAATTAACAAAGGAATTACTGGAAGCCGAAATTGCGAAATCGTATAAGATGAGGGGCTATTTACTAGATAATCAAGAAGTGGTCATCGGCATGGACGCGGATATTGGGCGTTCATCTGCTATCGTACCTGCTTCGATTAAAATGGACGGCAGTTTTGCAAAATCATCGAAGGTATTGTCATCGGATGATTTGCAGATGATGCGCTCCTACGTGCGAACGCGGCACCAAAAAGCAGGGGATGCCATGCTTGCGGGGGATACGAGGGTCTATCCATACAAATTACGAGATAAAATGCCCTGCCAATTTTGTTCGTATCGTTCTGTTTGTCAATTCGATCCAACAGATCCGACACAATCCCATCGTTCGTATGCGGAACTGGATCCGGAATTATCACTAGAAAAAATGCGCATGGAGGTGACGGATGATGCACATACCCGTGAAACCTGA
- the addA gene encoding helicase-exonuclease AddAB subunit AddA: protein MHIPVKPEGLTFTDAQWKAIWAKGKDILVSAAAGSGKTKVLITRMIEKVLDEKNPIDVDELLVVTFTNASAAEMRHRMAEALEEAIAEKPGSVHLRRQLNLLNKAQISTLHSFCLNVVRQYAYLLDIDPGFRIADSTEAALLRDDTIGDVLEEAYSAENPDAMYRLADSFTSDRNDQSIETLIDRLYDYSRVHPAPEQWLRLIPQQYELEETTTIDDLNFMEPLKMAIRHSLEEAAALTGDMKHIALMPDGPEPLTATAEADLLWINEANRRISEGTWQETYDFFGSLKWAKAGTIRKDSCDEELAKRAKALRDAVKKIINALKESYFTRTPARLLTEIRLMAPTMHTLIELVVDFGQRYEQLKIDRGIVDFSDLEHYALRILSQQQDGKLVASDIAEDYRKRFEEVLVDEYQDVNLLQETIIQLIKRGGEQDGNLFMVGDVKQSIYRFRLAEPMLFLGKYNRFTEDDGEQGLKIDLNANFRSRKEVLDATNFVFAQVMGARVGEIDYDDAAALKYGAQYPEKTVTAGLTLLYEDVEEELEESAELPEQSLKSSQAEARFMIKRIQALIESGAEVADAFSGKKRPMEYRDIVILMRSMTWSGEIAEEFKLAGIPIYTELSRGYFDALEVMIMLNTLRVIDNPYQDIPLASVLRSPFIGMTENELAQIRLTAKNEPFFEALKRFVRTGGSGMANDTQEKLQRFFRQFEDWRNLARRGSLSELIWQVYADTHYYEMVGAMPNGKQRQANLRALHDRAIDYEKTSFRGLFRFLRFIDRMQKRGDDLGAARSMSDKEDVVRMMTIHSSKGLEFPYVFIAGAGRKFNKMDFNEPYLFDQHFGLAVKAIDPDNRITYTSLPFLAMKEQKELEVRSEEMRVLYVAMTRAKEHLEIIASVKDIEKKIGKWQAAQLIDPQLMLPEYTRSRANGYLDWIGPAVARHAEFEKFGGIPGGQLMVDPSVWQIDAFPVSSLLTHSEEMTEEGEVDLVPEEVDVDLLAEVKRRFDVKYSFAASVSKKSKQTVSELKRLAILEQQVDDIAVVKSDAVSTAYLHDRPAFMQSRALSAAEIGTSMHTVMQHIAIGKQCTVEEVEQLVVELTNRQLLTTEEAKMIDVHSVTTFFELPIAKRLQNAEQVLRELPFTYAQSDVDGDYQILQGIADCLFEEQDGWVLLDYKTDKVLERFSSNEDVEVEMQKRYGIQLNLYKKAIEAIMKIDIKEMVLYLFDGQRTVTIREE from the coding sequence ATGCACATACCCGTGAAACCTGAGGGACTGACGTTTACGGATGCACAGTGGAAAGCGATTTGGGCGAAGGGGAAGGATATTCTCGTTTCTGCTGCGGCTGGCTCGGGCAAGACGAAAGTATTAATCACTCGGATGATTGAAAAAGTATTGGATGAAAAAAATCCAATCGACGTCGATGAATTACTTGTTGTGACATTTACCAATGCGTCTGCTGCGGAAATGCGTCACCGGATGGCAGAAGCGTTAGAAGAAGCCATCGCTGAAAAACCGGGGTCCGTTCATTTACGTAGGCAGTTGAATTTATTGAATAAAGCACAGATTTCTACACTGCACTCATTCTGTTTAAATGTTGTGCGGCAGTATGCTTATTTACTCGATATTGACCCGGGCTTTCGCATTGCCGATAGTACTGAAGCGGCGCTATTGCGCGACGATACGATTGGGGATGTATTAGAGGAAGCGTATAGCGCTGAAAATCCAGATGCAATGTATCGGCTAGCGGATAGCTTCACATCGGACCGTAATGATCAGTCGATTGAGACGCTCATAGACCGACTGTATGACTATTCTCGTGTCCACCCAGCGCCAGAGCAATGGCTGCGCCTCATTCCACAGCAATATGAGCTTGAAGAGACGACTACGATTGACGACCTGAACTTTATGGAGCCGCTTAAAATGGCGATTCGTCATTCGTTGGAGGAAGCGGCGGCATTGACGGGCGATATGAAGCACATTGCACTTATGCCGGATGGTCCAGAACCGCTTACGGCAACTGCAGAAGCAGATTTACTATGGATAAATGAGGCGAATCGCCGTATATCAGAGGGTACTTGGCAGGAAACATATGACTTTTTCGGCTCTTTGAAATGGGCGAAAGCAGGTACGATTCGGAAAGATTCGTGTGATGAAGAGCTAGCTAAGCGAGCGAAAGCGCTACGCGATGCGGTAAAAAAGATTATTAATGCATTGAAAGAATCCTATTTCACAAGAACACCGGCCCGTTTGCTCACCGAAATCCGCTTAATGGCACCGACTATGCATACGCTCATTGAACTGGTTGTTGATTTTGGCCAACGTTACGAGCAGTTGAAAATTGATAGAGGCATCGTCGATTTCTCTGACTTAGAGCATTACGCATTGCGTATTTTATCGCAACAACAGGACGGCAAGCTGGTAGCATCGGATATCGCGGAGGACTATCGCAAGCGTTTTGAGGAAGTGCTCGTCGATGAATATCAGGATGTTAACTTGTTGCAGGAGACGATTATTCAGCTGATTAAGCGCGGCGGGGAGCAGGACGGTAATTTGTTCATGGTCGGCGATGTGAAGCAGTCCATTTACCGCTTCCGTCTGGCTGAGCCGATGTTATTTCTCGGGAAATATAATCGTTTTACGGAGGACGACGGAGAGCAAGGTTTAAAAATCGACTTGAACGCCAATTTCCGCAGTCGTAAAGAAGTACTGGATGCGACGAATTTTGTCTTTGCGCAAGTGATGGGGGCACGTGTTGGGGAAATCGATTATGATGATGCGGCGGCATTAAAATATGGAGCGCAGTATCCAGAAAAGACTGTTACGGCAGGCTTGACGTTGCTATATGAAGATGTGGAAGAAGAATTGGAAGAATCAGCAGAGCTACCAGAACAAAGTTTGAAAAGCTCACAGGCAGAAGCACGCTTCATGATTAAGCGAATTCAAGCCTTGATAGAATCCGGCGCTGAAGTAGCGGATGCATTTAGTGGGAAAAAACGCCCGATGGAATACCGAGATATCGTTATTTTAATGCGTTCAATGACGTGGTCAGGTGAAATTGCAGAGGAATTTAAGCTGGCAGGTATTCCGATTTATACGGAATTGTCACGCGGTTATTTCGATGCGCTTGAAGTGATGATAATGCTGAACACATTGCGGGTGATTGACAATCCGTATCAGGATATCCCGTTGGCTTCTGTGTTACGTTCTCCGTTTATCGGCATGACGGAAAATGAATTGGCGCAAATTCGATTAACTGCGAAAAATGAGCCGTTTTTTGAAGCGTTGAAGCGCTTTGTACGAACAGGTGGATCAGGTATGGCGAATGACACGCAGGAGAAATTGCAACGCTTTTTCCGACAGTTTGAGGATTGGCGCAACTTGGCACGCCGCGGTTCATTGTCGGAGTTAATCTGGCAAGTATATGCAGATACGCATTATTACGAAATGGTGGGAGCGATGCCGAATGGTAAGCAGCGGCAAGCCAATTTACGCGCTTTGCATGATCGCGCGATTGATTATGAAAAGACGTCATTCCGTGGATTATTCCGTTTCTTGCGTTTTATAGATCGGATGCAAAAACGGGGGGATGATTTAGGTGCTGCGCGCTCGATGAGTGATAAGGAAGATGTTGTACGCATGATGACGATTCATTCATCCAAAGGATTGGAATTCCCTTATGTGTTTATCGCAGGGGCAGGGCGGAAATTTAATAAGATGGATTTCAATGAACCGTATTTATTTGACCAGCATTTTGGGCTTGCGGTGAAAGCAATTGACCCGGATAACCGGATTACGTACACGTCCTTGCCATTCCTTGCGATGAAAGAACAGAAGGAATTAGAAGTGCGTTCTGAGGAAATGCGTGTGCTTTACGTTGCGATGACACGTGCCAAAGAGCATCTTGAAATTATTGCGTCGGTCAAGGATATCGAGAAGAAGATTGGAAAATGGCAGGCTGCGCAGTTAATAGACCCACAGTTGATGTTACCGGAATACACCCGGTCACGTGCCAATGGCTATTTGGATTGGATTGGTCCCGCGGTTGCAAGGCATGCCGAGTTTGAGAAATTCGGAGGGATTCCAGGGGGGCAGCTGATGGTGGATCCTTCTGTTTGGCAAATTGATGCATTTCCGGTATCTTCATTGCTGACACATAGTGAGGAAATGACTGAGGAAGGCGAAGTGGATCTTGTACCAGAAGAGGTCGATGTCGATTTATTGGCAGAGGTGAAACGACGCTTTGATGTGAAATATTCGTTTGCCGCTTCTGTTTCGAAAAAATCCAAGCAAACGGTGAGTGAGCTGAAGCGTTTAGCGATTCTTGAGCAGCAGGTGGATGATATTGCTGTCGTGAAAAGTGATGCAGTGAGTACGGCTTATTTACATGATCGTCCAGCCTTCATGCAATCAAGAGCATTATCCGCCGCAGAGATCGGGACGTCCATGCATACGGTTATGCAGCATATCGCAATCGGAAAACAATGTACGGTTGAAGAGGTTGAGCAACTGGTCGTGGAGTTAACGAATCGACAGCTACTCACAACTGAAGAAGCGAAAATGATTGATGTTCATTCAGTTACAACCTTTTTTGAGTTGCCGATTGCCAAAAGGTTACAAAATGCTGAACAGGTATTGCGTGAATTGCCTTTTACGTATGCACAAAGTGATGTAGATGGGGATTATCAAATTTTGCAGGGGATTGCCGATTGTTTATTCGAAGAACAAGATGGTTGGGTGTTGCTCGATTATAAAACGGATAAAGTTCTTGAACGATTTAGTTCGAATGAGGATGTAGAAGTTGAAATGCAGAAGCGTTATGGTATTCAGTTGAATTTGTACAAGAAGGCAATTGAAGCGATAATGAAAATAGATATAAAAGAAATGGTCCTTTATTTATTTGATGGACAGAGGACCGTCACAATTCGGGAGGAATGA
- a CDS encoding DUF418 domain-containing protein, with product MKITPTTLDNRVEVLDLLRGFALLGIFIANMVHFQSPYLYVDPYTWFISPSDAVTFKGIDIFIEGSFYPIFAMLFGYGLNMQYEKTLANGSAFAPMMARRLAILLGFGLLHALFIWSGDVLFTYAVMGFIMIAFLKISKKWILPIAAILYVIPNAFLYVATRFLEAVSPNSALAGYVDIQQIEMAISAYGLGSYGEIFSFRFFEWLTFGLLSALSGLILILPLIMLGAGLSKRRIFERAGEMKGRIAIMTVLTLAVGIWLKAAPFTGEPTLSAQMLQSVFGGPILAAGYVGVLLLLSQIPLFRTAFRPVSKAGRMSLTTYITQSVVATTIFYSYGFGMYGKVDLETGVWIAVGVFVIQVIIAELWLMKFSMGPLEWLWRKATYGKKLSNKEGKGHHLS from the coding sequence TTGAAGATAACACCAACAACACTGGATAATCGTGTTGAAGTGCTTGATTTACTACGAGGCTTTGCTTTGCTAGGTATATTTATTGCGAATATGGTTCATTTTCAATCACCTTATTTGTATGTAGATCCCTATACATGGTTTATTAGTCCAAGTGATGCGGTCACATTTAAGGGGATTGATATATTTATAGAGGGCAGTTTTTATCCGATTTTTGCGATGCTGTTCGGTTACGGGTTGAATATGCAGTATGAAAAAACATTGGCAAATGGGTCAGCTTTTGCACCAATGATGGCGCGCCGATTGGCGATATTGCTTGGTTTCGGATTGCTTCACGCATTGTTCATTTGGTCGGGCGATGTATTGTTCACATACGCAGTGATGGGCTTTATTATGATTGCGTTTTTAAAAATATCTAAAAAGTGGATTTTGCCGATTGCGGCCATTTTGTATGTCATTCCAAATGCTTTCCTTTATGTAGCCACTCGCTTTTTAGAAGCAGTGAGTCCCAATTCAGCGTTGGCAGGCTATGTGGATATCCAGCAAATTGAAATGGCGATTAGTGCTTATGGTTTAGGTTCTTATGGTGAGATTTTCAGCTTTCGCTTTTTTGAATGGTTAACATTTGGCTTGTTAAGTGCATTGAGTGGGCTTATTCTTATTTTACCACTCATAATGCTGGGTGCTGGGCTGTCCAAAAGGAGAATTTTCGAGCGTGCTGGAGAGATGAAAGGACGCATTGCAATTATGACTGTCCTTACATTGGCGGTAGGAATTTGGTTAAAAGCAGCACCGTTTACGGGAGAGCCAACTTTATCGGCTCAAATGCTGCAATCAGTGTTCGGGGGACCTATCTTAGCTGCTGGTTATGTCGGAGTGTTATTGCTACTCAGCCAAATTCCGTTGTTCCGTACAGCATTTAGACCCGTATCTAAAGCAGGGCGAATGTCTCTAACGACGTATATTACGCAGTCAGTTGTCGCGACAACAATCTTTTATTCCTACGGATTTGGCATGTATGGCAAAGTCGACTTGGAAACAGGTGTATGGATTGCAGTTGGAGTCTTCGTCATTCAGGTTATTATTGCAGAGCTTTGGTTGATGAAGTTCAGTATGGGGCCACTGGAATGGCTCTGGCGAAAAGCGACATACGGAAAAAAGTTGTCGAATAAAGAGGGAAAAGGTCATCACTTGTCGTAA
- a CDS encoding fumarylacetoacetate hydrolase family protein: protein MKLLSFRYEGQTLFGPKVKREDAVWDMLAIAEAYEDTEFPQTITEGIADGMDFVERVRKLAEQARTDANSDRFKYAFTAIEWLSPVPRTPKNVLCVGKNYADHAAEMGADAPPEKLMIFTKSPTAIAADEQDLPIHDDVTSSLDYEGELAVVIGKKGRHIPKQLAYDHVFGYTIANDVTARDVQAAHGQFFLGKSLDGSCPIGPYIVTKNEIPNAHNLSIVTKVNDEVRQNGNTASMIFKIDELIAEISRFVTLEPGDIILTGTPAGVGKGMTPPTFLKKGDTVKISIEGIGTLVNRFN from the coding sequence ATGAAACTATTGTCGTTCCGTTACGAAGGTCAGACATTATTCGGTCCGAAAGTGAAGAGGGAAGATGCGGTATGGGATATGTTGGCGATAGCGGAAGCATACGAAGATACTGAATTTCCACAAACAATCACAGAAGGCATTGCAGACGGAATGGATTTTGTTGAACGTGTTAGAAAGCTTGCAGAACAAGCGCGAACAGATGCTAATTCTGATCGTTTTAAATATGCATTCACAGCAATTGAGTGGCTATCTCCAGTACCAAGAACACCGAAAAATGTCCTGTGTGTTGGCAAGAATTATGCAGATCATGCGGCAGAAATGGGTGCAGATGCTCCACCTGAAAAACTAATGATCTTTACAAAATCTCCAACAGCTATTGCGGCGGATGAACAAGATTTACCCATCCATGACGATGTGACGAGTAGCTTAGATTATGAAGGCGAACTGGCAGTAGTCATTGGTAAAAAGGGGCGTCATATCCCGAAACAGTTAGCCTATGATCACGTCTTTGGTTACACAATTGCTAACGATGTGACTGCACGTGATGTCCAAGCCGCCCACGGTCAATTTTTCCTCGGAAAAAGCTTAGACGGCTCTTGTCCAATCGGTCCTTATATTGTCACGAAAAACGAAATCCCAAATGCGCATAATTTATCGATCGTTACGAAAGTCAATGATGAAGTGAGACAGAATGGCAATACAGCTTCTATGATTTTCAAAATCGATGAACTGATTGCGGAGATTTCACGGTTTGTAACGCTTGAACCAGGTGATATTATTTTAACAGGTACTCCAGCGGGTGTAGGCAAAGGTATGACGCCTCCAACATTCTTAAAAAAAGGCGATACGGTGAAGATCTCGATTGAGGGTATTGGTACGTTGGTGAATCGTTTTAATTAA
- a CDS encoding DUF4351 domain-containing protein: MASLIFGFWTQFTECIFYFNLVLGIDVLFFIELKTSFILENVTLTTALSLIKGCVELAVMSCAKESRLPYSTAMVIQEEKKHYVKHDQIFKELINNFFVEFMDAFFPEVHAGIDFNSIKPLSEELYTDLIMGENRKVDIVIEAKLKGTDTLIIVHMEPQSTYQDEFHNRMYLYFSLLYNKYRKPILPIAIFSYDSKHTEVDRFTIEFPFFHVLTFNFLMLELKKKNWRDYIKSDNPVAAALLGKMGYREEEKVQVKIEFLKMLVRMELDPARTRFINDFFEQYLKLDDKEEEVLMREVNRLETEGEFKFTQLPNSWEQKGIQKGIEQGIKKVVLEMLREGFSVDVIAKITELDKEAIEKLKELN; this comes from the coding sequence GTGGCAAGTTTAATATTTGGTTTTTGGACACAATTTACAGAATGTATCTTCTATTTTAATCTAGTTTTAGGAATAGATGTCCTGTTCTTTATTGAATTAAAAACAAGTTTTATTCTAGAAAATGTGACGTTGACAACTGCGTTATCATTAATAAAAGGATGTGTTGAGTTGGCTGTAATGTCGTGTGCAAAAGAATCCAGGCTGCCTTATTCAACGGCAATGGTTATCCAAGAAGAGAAGAAGCACTATGTAAAGCATGACCAGATTTTTAAAGAGCTGATTAACAACTTTTTTGTAGAATTTATGGACGCATTTTTTCCGGAGGTTCATGCAGGAATTGATTTTAATTCGATTAAGCCGTTGTCTGAAGAGCTGTATACGGATTTAATAATGGGAGAAAATCGCAAAGTTGACATTGTAATTGAAGCAAAGTTAAAAGGAACGGATACGCTAATTATTGTGCATATGGAGCCACAAAGCACATACCAAGATGAGTTTCATAATCGGATGTATTTGTATTTTAGTTTGCTTTACAATAAGTATAGAAAGCCAATTTTGCCAATCGCCATTTTTAGTTATGATAGTAAGCATACAGAAGTTGACCGGTTTACAATCGAATTTCCGTTCTTTCATGTGCTGACATTTAACTTCCTTATGTTAGAATTAAAGAAGAAAAATTGGCGGGATTATATCAAGTCGGATAACCCCGTAGCCGCAGCATTGTTGGGGAAAATGGGTTATCGCGAAGAAGAAAAAGTACAAGTGAAGATTGAGTTTTTGAAAATGCTAGTTAGAATGGAATTGGACCCAGCACGCACAAGATTTATCAATGATTTTTTTGAACAATACTTGAAATTAGATGATAAGGAGGAGGAAGTGCTGATGCGGGAAGTCAACAGATTGGAAACCGAAGGAGAATTCAAGTTCACACAACTACCGAATTCTTGGGAGCAGAAAGGGATTCAGAAGGGAATTGAACAAGGGATTAAGAAAGTTGTACTTGAAATGTTGAGGGAAGGTTTTTCGGTGGATGTTATTGCTAAAATTACTGAATTGGATAAGGAAGCTATTGAGAAGTTGAAAGAGTTGAATTGA
- a CDS encoding YisL family protein: MDFLASTTHFHILTWVAGIIIFIVTAGLEKGTKGKKIGHMIARLFYVLILLSGFMLFMKYSSIDAALYGVKFLLGLLTIGMMEMVLVRSAKEKSVKVFWILFFVFLLATLFLGFGIGIGVSFLA, encoded by the coding sequence ATGGATTTTTTAGCAAGCACAACACATTTCCACATTCTTACATGGGTAGCAGGAATTATTATTTTCATTGTAACGGCAGGATTGGAAAAAGGTACAAAAGGTAAGAAAATTGGACATATGATTGCACGTCTATTTTACGTGCTCATCCTACTATCAGGATTCATGTTATTCATGAAATACTCTAGTATCGATGCAGCTCTTTACGGGGTTAAGTTCTTACTCGGACTTCTGACAATCGGTATGATGGAAATGGTTCTTGTTCGTTCGGCTAAAGAAAAAAGTGTTAAAGTTTTTTGGATTCTGTTCTTCGTATTCTTATTAGCAACACTATTCCTCGGGTTTGGAATAGGCATTGGGGTTAGTTTCTTAGCATAA